From Thalassotalea psychrophila:
TGCGCTTGATGTCACCTTGGCCATAAAACAAGCTGACTAAGCTAGCTGAAAAGTTTATTCCTGCTTCAAATGGGTCTTTATACTCATAGCCGTCAGAGTGTTCTATTTGATACTTTTGATAAACCTCGTCCCGGGTTTTCTCCCAGTTATTTTTATCTTTATTTTGTTGATAAGAATGCCAAACAAAATCATACATTTTAGCGGGATAGCTGTGGTTTGGTAATTGCGCTCTTGCTTGTTTTGCTAGCCATTGGGTTTGCTGTTGTATAGATAAATTGCTATCAACTTTTGACGCTAAAGAATGCATCACTATATAAAACTCGGAGATCCACTCGGCTTCATTTTTTGCTGATACGCGTATAGGTAAATGGGCAATATTTAACGCTACATCTGCACGGATTGGAGCAAGTAATCCGAAAATTTCGGTAGTAAGCTGTGCATCAATCATCATATATTTAGTATTGTTTTTTGGCTCACTTGTCGCAGGTGGTAGCATACCCTGCGCCATTAAAATACGTGCTTGTTGGTTTGATTCCCACAAGAAGTTTTCTTTTTGGGGCTTTGACTCTGGAAATTTTTTAAATAGAGGGGCATCTTGCTCAGAGTATATATGCTTTAACCAACCAGCTTGTATTTGTATGGCTGTTAATTTACTTGTTTGATGTAACTCGTGCAGATAAAGATACATGTATTCAATGTCAGTATCATCGTCTGCACCCCATGGTGTGTTTTGCTGTTCAAAATAGAAATCTATGGTATCACTATGTGGTACATATTCTCCCCAC
This genomic window contains:
- a CDS encoding ADP-ribosylglycohydrolase family protein, whose amino-acid sequence is MKTMFQIVSIIIIICASDYVAANQSSEIKLSRSEYQTKLHGFWLGQNIANWTGLITEMDKVGTPETMPFYTDKDWGSKDLKAMWGEYVPHSDTIDFYFEQQNTPWGADDDTDIEYMYLYLHELHQTSKLTAIQIQAGWLKHIYSEQDAPLFKKFPESKPQKENFLWESNQQARILMAQGMLPPATSEPKNNTKYMMIDAQLTTEIFGLLAPIRADVALNIAHLPIRVSAKNEAEWISEFYIVMHSLASKVDSNLSIQQQTQWLAKQARAQLPNHSYPAKMYDFVWHSYQQNKDKNNWEKTRDEVYQKYQIEHSDGYEYKDPFEAGINFSASLVSLFYGQGDIKRTIQIGSLTGWDSDNPTATWGGLLGFMIGYQGVVDAFNQQNLSDTYWIHRTRRNFPDRTINQLGEDTLSALAKRSISVIDRIVIEQMSGTIDSENDQWVIPLK